From the Oncorhynchus nerka isolate Pitt River linkage group LG20, Oner_Uvic_2.0, whole genome shotgun sequence genome, one window contains:
- the cdk16 gene encoding cyclin-dependent kinase 16 isoform X1 → MDRMRKIKRQLSLTLRGGSSGDKTSETISPQDTVHSHSDSETMSVRGSGTGSLRGSVRGSGGGGSFSMHSLLQSYGSALRRPHSLGRSLSSYLNHTTRLEIVHEDVKIGSDGESDQVSATSSDEVHSPVRVRLRNNSVRKISTEDINKRLSLPADIRLPDGYLEKFCLNSPLFDKPLSRRLRRVSLSEIGFGKLETYVKLDKLGEGTYATVYKGRSKLTDNLVALKEIRLEHEEGAPCTAIREVSLLKDLKHANIVTLHDIIHTQKSLTLVFEYLDKDLKQYLEDCGNSIHMHNVKLFLFQLLRGLNYCHRRKVLHRDLKPQNLLINDRGELKLADFGLARAKSIPTKTYSNEVVTLWYRPPDILLGSTDYSTQIDMWGVGCIFYEMSTGRPLFPGSTVEEELHFIFKLLGTPNETSWPGITSNEEFISYNYPRYRADCLRNHTPRLDNEGVELLSKLLQFEGKKRISAEEAMRHLYFHSLGDRVITLPDTTSIFSLQDIQLEKEPGCRSSSLSDSVNSISRRQSLLF, encoded by the exons ATGGACCGCATGAGGAAGATCAAGCGGCAGCTGTCCCTCACCCTGAGGGGGGGCAGCAGTGGGGATAAGACCAGTGAGACCATCAGCCCTCAGGACACAGTGCACAGTCACAGTGACTCCG aGACCATGTCAGTGCGGGGCAGTGGCACTGGCAGTTTGCGGGGTTCAGTGCGAGGCAGTGGTGGTGGAGGCTCGTTCAGCATGCACTCCCTGCTCCAGTCGTACGGCTCCGCCCTGCGCCGACCACACAGCCTGGGCCGCAGCCTCAGCTCCTATCTCAACCACACCACACGCCTGG AGATAGTTCATGAAGATGTGAAGATCGGCTCTGATGGGGAGAGTGACCAGGTCTCGGCCACCTCTTCTGATGAAGTACACAGTCCTGTCAGGGTCCGCCTCAGGAACAACTCTGTACGCAAGATATCCACCGAg GATATAAACAAGCGGTTGTCCTTGCCTGCGGACATCCGTCTCCCAGATGGCTACCTGGAGAAGTTCTGTCTGAACAGTCCTCTTTTTGACAAACCTCTGAGCCGGAGGCTAAGGAGAGTCTCCCTG tCCGAGATTGGCTTTGGGAAGCTGGAGACCTATGTGAAGCTGGACAAGCTAGGAGAG GGAACCTATGCCACCGTATACAAAGGGCGCAGCAAGCTGACTGACAACCTGGTGGCTCTGAAAGAGATCCGATTGGAGCATGAGGAGGGGGCCCCCTGCACTGCCATCAGAGAAG tgTCTCTGCTGAAGGATCTGAAACACGCGAACATAGTGACCCTCCATGACATCATCCACACGCAGAAGTCTCTCACGCTAGTCTTTGAGTACCTG GATAAAGACCTTAAGCAGTATCTGGAGGATTGTGGCAACTCTATCCACATGCACAATGTGAAG CTCTTCCTGTTCCAGCTGCTGCGCGGCCTCAACTACTGCCACCGCCGCAAAGTCCTCCACAGAGACCTCAAACCCCAGAACCTGCTCATCAACGACCGCGGAGAGCTCAAACTGGCTGACTTTG GCCTGGCCCGGGCTAAGTCCATTCCCACCAAGACATACTCCAATGAGGTGGTGACGCTATGGTACCGTCCCCCAGACATCCTCCTAGGAAGCACTGACTACTCAACGCAGATAGATATGTG GGGAGTGGGTTGTATCTTCTACGAGATGTCTACAGGCCGCCCCCTGTTTCCTGGTTCCACAGTGGAGGAGGAGCTGCACTTCATCTTTAAACTGCTAG GTACACCCAATGAGACATCCTGGCCTGGAATCACCTCCAATGAGGAGTTCATCTCATACAACTACCCCCGGTACAGAGCCGACTGTCTACGGAATCACACACCAAG ACTGGACAATGAAGGAGTGGAACTGCTGTCCAAACTGCTGCAG TTTGAGGGAAAGAAGCGCATCTCAGCAGAGGAGGCCATGAGGCATCTATACTTCCACAGTCTGGGAGACCGAGTCATCACACTGCCTGACA CTACATCAATATTTTCACTTCAAGACATTCAGCTGGAGAAGGAGCCCGGCTGTAGAAGCAGCTCCTTGTCTGACTCAG tgAACAGCATATCTCGACGACAGAGCCTGCTTTTCTga
- the cdk16 gene encoding cyclin-dependent kinase 16 isoform X2 has protein sequence MDRMRKIKRQLSLTLRGGSSGDKTSETISPQDTVHSHSDSEIVHEDVKIGSDGESDQVSATSSDEVHSPVRVRLRNNSVRKISTEDINKRLSLPADIRLPDGYLEKFCLNSPLFDKPLSRRLRRVSLSEIGFGKLETYVKLDKLGEGTYATVYKGRSKLTDNLVALKEIRLEHEEGAPCTAIREVSLLKDLKHANIVTLHDIIHTQKSLTLVFEYLDKDLKQYLEDCGNSIHMHNVKLFLFQLLRGLNYCHRRKVLHRDLKPQNLLINDRGELKLADFGLARAKSIPTKTYSNEVVTLWYRPPDILLGSTDYSTQIDMWGVGCIFYEMSTGRPLFPGSTVEEELHFIFKLLGTPNETSWPGITSNEEFISYNYPRYRADCLRNHTPRLDNEGVELLSKLLQFEGKKRISAEEAMRHLYFHSLGDRVITLPDTTSIFSLQDIQLEKEPGCRSSSLSDSVNSISRRQSLLF, from the exons ATGGACCGCATGAGGAAGATCAAGCGGCAGCTGTCCCTCACCCTGAGGGGGGGCAGCAGTGGGGATAAGACCAGTGAGACCATCAGCCCTCAGGACACAGTGCACAGTCACAGTGACTCCG AGATAGTTCATGAAGATGTGAAGATCGGCTCTGATGGGGAGAGTGACCAGGTCTCGGCCACCTCTTCTGATGAAGTACACAGTCCTGTCAGGGTCCGCCTCAGGAACAACTCTGTACGCAAGATATCCACCGAg GATATAAACAAGCGGTTGTCCTTGCCTGCGGACATCCGTCTCCCAGATGGCTACCTGGAGAAGTTCTGTCTGAACAGTCCTCTTTTTGACAAACCTCTGAGCCGGAGGCTAAGGAGAGTCTCCCTG tCCGAGATTGGCTTTGGGAAGCTGGAGACCTATGTGAAGCTGGACAAGCTAGGAGAG GGAACCTATGCCACCGTATACAAAGGGCGCAGCAAGCTGACTGACAACCTGGTGGCTCTGAAAGAGATCCGATTGGAGCATGAGGAGGGGGCCCCCTGCACTGCCATCAGAGAAG tgTCTCTGCTGAAGGATCTGAAACACGCGAACATAGTGACCCTCCATGACATCATCCACACGCAGAAGTCTCTCACGCTAGTCTTTGAGTACCTG GATAAAGACCTTAAGCAGTATCTGGAGGATTGTGGCAACTCTATCCACATGCACAATGTGAAG CTCTTCCTGTTCCAGCTGCTGCGCGGCCTCAACTACTGCCACCGCCGCAAAGTCCTCCACAGAGACCTCAAACCCCAGAACCTGCTCATCAACGACCGCGGAGAGCTCAAACTGGCTGACTTTG GCCTGGCCCGGGCTAAGTCCATTCCCACCAAGACATACTCCAATGAGGTGGTGACGCTATGGTACCGTCCCCCAGACATCCTCCTAGGAAGCACTGACTACTCAACGCAGATAGATATGTG GGGAGTGGGTTGTATCTTCTACGAGATGTCTACAGGCCGCCCCCTGTTTCCTGGTTCCACAGTGGAGGAGGAGCTGCACTTCATCTTTAAACTGCTAG GTACACCCAATGAGACATCCTGGCCTGGAATCACCTCCAATGAGGAGTTCATCTCATACAACTACCCCCGGTACAGAGCCGACTGTCTACGGAATCACACACCAAG ACTGGACAATGAAGGAGTGGAACTGCTGTCCAAACTGCTGCAG TTTGAGGGAAAGAAGCGCATCTCAGCAGAGGAGGCCATGAGGCATCTATACTTCCACAGTCTGGGAGACCGAGTCATCACACTGCCTGACA CTACATCAATATTTTCACTTCAAGACATTCAGCTGGAGAAGGAGCCCGGCTGTAGAAGCAGCTCCTTGTCTGACTCAG tgAACAGCATATCTCGACGACAGAGCCTGCTTTTCTga